ATGATCACAATAATATTCAATAATAACAAAGATAAGACTAACATTATGAATAAAATTAAGAGTACTACTTCTTGTATGAAAACTGAAATGTTCTTCAACTCACTTCATCTTCTGTCTGGTTGCCAGGGCCACTAGGTAATGGTTTATAATCTTGAGAAGCTCCATCTGCAGTTCTCGAGTTTAGCACAAGCCGTTTGCAATATTTCAATTaccaaaatgaattttttttctcTCAGTAAACCTCTATTAAATGTAATTAATAAACTGTCATTTGAATCTTAGTCTATTTCCTTTTAATGGCAATAAGTCATTTCAAATTTGGTTATGCACTCACCAGCTGGTTTGGACTCTTCTGATTCCACCTTGGCAGCTTCCTGAAAATAGAAATCTCAAAATCCCCATTAATAATCTTTATGCCAAAAGGAAGAAATCCACGGAAAACTTAAGAAAAATTGGAAAGTTTTACCTTTTTCAATATTGTCTCTTTCTTCCATGTGTCTATACCTTTGAATAAGGCTTTCGTTGATGTACCTGCCATTGACAAATTTAAGCACCCATATCAAAGAACAGTAAACCTTGTTacaaagattatgaacttgtgaaAGAAAAGAGATAATATATGTTCCTAGCTGGATTGTCATATTCCTTGTTTGATGTACTAAGATTTAAATCTGGATCCTGCCTAATGCTATCTATTTCCCTATTGGATATGTTGTTTACATTGTTAAAGCTCTGATAGATAATCAAATTCCTTATGATTCCATTTGTTCGAAAACTGTGTTAATGCGATATCATTGGACTTTCATTATTGATCCTTAAGTTATTGAGATATGAATTTGTAAAGAGAGAAAATACCAATGAAGAGAATGATAAGCAGAACCGTGACCATCCAATCAGCAAACATGACATTAAGGGCAACTCCAATGCTGATTCCAAGCATAAGCATGGGCTGAAATAGCAATGCCAAGTCATAATCTATGAGAGGCATTTCCAGTGTTGGGTGCCTAAGTCTCAGGTTATAGTATACAGTTGATCCAGCTGCACCCATGATCATACCTGCAACCGGAAAGAAAAGTTCGTTGTTTCCGTACACATCATAACTACAGATTATACGAAACATTCAGAGGATTCTTCAAATATCAGATTAGCCCAAAAGCTTCCAGCTAACTGATGTTACTTATGTTTATGTTATGGCCATGTTTGTATGCATTCTTGCATGTATCTATGGTATGTTCCacgaaaaaaaaaatatttctagGAAAACAGGATTATAACATGATCAGCAATGTTGAAACTCACACTTGGAAATGGCTGTGGAAGACTTGGGGTCAAAACCTATTATGAGACTGAGCATCGGAACGAAAATCCCACCACCGCCAACGCCACCGACACTACCCAACGCTGCACCAAGGAATCCAACAATTGATCCTACAACTATTTTCCAACCAAATTTCATCTCCTGCTCAATCAATGACCAACTTTCAATACCGAAGTAAACAAACATTAAAGAGGAATGACATAAAAAAGATTGCTAAAATGTTCCAATCACCATCAGCTGGTGCAAAAGCCAATGCATTGATTGCAGAAAAAAGTTTACAAAAGCTAAACAAGCCTAACTGACTCACCGGCCAGACAGGTTCATAGGCAGACTTCCCATCTTGCCAGAGGAAGTTGGCAACTCTAAGAAAAAGTCCCTGTGTTTCCTCGTTTTCTTGGTTCCTTCTGTGCTTCAGTAGTCTCTCAGCAATGCCCACATCGCTCATAACAAGAACCAGAGAGAGAATCCATGCTACCATTGCCAAGCCTCTCAGGTTTACCTGAATGCCACCCATTT
This is a stretch of genomic DNA from Gossypium arboreum isolate Shixiya-1 chromosome 11, ASM2569848v2, whole genome shotgun sequence. It encodes these proteins:
- the LOC108471158 gene encoding sulfite exporter TauE/SafE family protein 3-like; its protein translation is MGGIQVNLRGLAMVAWILSLVLVMSDVGIAERLLKHRRNQENEETQGLFLRVANFLWQDGKSAYEPVWPEMKFGWKIVVGSIVGFLGAALGSVGGVGGGGIFVPMLSLIIGFDPKSSTAISKCMIMGAAGSTVYYNLRLRHPTLEMPLIDYDLALLFQPMLMLGISIGVALNVMFADWMVTVLLIILFIGTSTKALFKGIDTWKKETILKKEAAKVESEESKPADGASQDYKPLPSGPGNQTEDEVPLLQNIYWKELSSLVYVWIGFLIVQIIKEYLPTCSVMYWIVTSLQIPIAASVTIFEAICLCKGTRVIASKGKEITNWKMHQILLYCSCGIIAGMVGGLLGLGGGFILGPLFLELGIPPQVASATSTFSMVFSSSMSVVQYYLLDRFPVPYAAYFVLVATMAAIAGQHVVRRIIAVIGRASIIIFILALTIFISAISLGGVGIADMVKKLANKEYMGFENLCKA